In the bacterium genome, one interval contains:
- the uvrB gene encoding excinuclease ABC subunit UvrB produces MSRFKLQAPYAPTGDQPQVIRGLVESLLAGRKHQTLLGVTGSGKTFTMANVIAQVDLPTLIISHNKTLAAQLYGEFRGFFPENAVEYFISYYDYYQPEAFVPATSTYIEKDASINEEIDRLRLNATSSLLSREDVVVVASVSSIYGLGNPEEFKRMVLKVAVGEEPGRQAILRRLVDMQYERNDLDFARGAFRVRGDVINIFPAYEERAYRVELFGDRVELIEAFDPLTGRGEEVLGQLVVFPAKQYVTGRERLQEATHQIGRDLEVRLHEFRKAGRLLEAQRLEGRTRYDLEMLREIGFCHGIENYSRYLDGRGPGERPLCLLDYFPADFLIILDESHVTVPQIGAMFNGDRSRKETLVEYGFRLPSALDNRPLRFEEFEALAPRLLYASATPGPFEIARSGSAIFEQVIRPTGLLDPQIEIRPSRHQVDDLLAEAKRTAAAGERVLVTTLTKRMAEDLTDYLQAGGVRVAYLHSDIKALDRVAILRSLRLGEVDVLVGINLLREGLDLPEVSLVAVLDADREGFLRSHTSLIQTAGRAARHLSGRVILYADEETDSIRRAVEETQRRRRRQEDYNRAHGITPTSITKSLAEIDAATQVANARRHAAAETAAERVAGYTQLDLGERIALIEEEMQKEAAALNFEAAASLRDLAAELRLALVAGREEVL; encoded by the coding sequence GTGTCCCGCTTCAAGTTGCAAGCGCCCTACGCGCCCACGGGCGACCAGCCCCAGGTGATCCGCGGTCTGGTGGAGAGCCTGCTCGCCGGCCGCAAGCACCAGACCCTGCTCGGCGTGACCGGCAGCGGCAAGACCTTCACGATGGCCAACGTGATCGCCCAGGTGGACCTGCCCACCCTGATCATCAGCCACAACAAGACGCTGGCCGCCCAGCTCTACGGCGAGTTCCGCGGCTTCTTCCCCGAGAACGCCGTCGAGTACTTCATCAGCTACTACGACTACTACCAGCCCGAGGCCTTCGTGCCGGCGACGAGCACCTACATCGAGAAGGACGCCTCGATCAACGAGGAGATCGACCGCCTGCGTCTGAACGCGACGAGCAGCCTGCTCTCGCGCGAGGACGTGGTCGTCGTGGCCAGCGTGAGCAGCATCTACGGCCTGGGCAACCCGGAGGAGTTCAAGCGGATGGTGCTGAAGGTGGCCGTGGGGGAGGAGCCTGGCCGGCAGGCGATCCTTCGCCGTCTGGTGGACATGCAGTACGAGCGGAACGACCTCGATTTTGCCCGCGGGGCTTTTCGGGTGCGCGGCGACGTCATCAACATCTTCCCCGCCTACGAGGAGCGCGCCTACCGCGTGGAGCTCTTCGGCGACCGCGTCGAGCTGATCGAGGCCTTCGATCCGCTGACCGGCCGCGGCGAGGAGGTGCTCGGCCAGCTCGTCGTCTTCCCGGCCAAGCAGTACGTCACCGGGCGCGAGCGCCTGCAGGAGGCGACCCACCAGATCGGACGCGACCTCGAGGTGCGCCTGCACGAGTTCCGCAAGGCCGGGCGCCTGCTCGAGGCCCAGCGGCTCGAAGGCCGCACGCGCTACGACCTGGAGATGCTGCGCGAGATCGGCTTCTGCCACGGCATCGAGAACTACTCGCGTTACCTCGACGGCCGCGGGCCGGGCGAGCGGCCGCTGTGCCTGCTCGACTACTTCCCCGCGGACTTCCTCATCATCCTCGACGAGAGCCACGTCACCGTGCCCCAGATCGGCGCCATGTTCAACGGCGATCGCAGCCGCAAGGAGACCCTCGTCGAGTACGGCTTCCGCCTGCCGAGTGCCCTCGACAACCGACCCCTGCGCTTCGAGGAATTCGAGGCGCTCGCGCCGCGCCTGCTCTACGCGAGCGCGACTCCTGGACCCTTCGAGATCGCGCGCAGCGGTAGCGCCATTTTTGAGCAGGTGATCCGGCCCACCGGCCTGCTCGACCCCCAGATCGAGATCCGCCCCAGCCGCCACCAGGTGGACGACCTGCTCGCCGAGGCCAAGCGCACCGCTGCGGCCGGCGAGCGCGTGCTCGTCACCACGCTCACCAAGCGCATGGCCGAGGACCTCACCGACTACCTCCAGGCAGGCGGCGTCCGCGTCGCCTACCTGCACAGCGACATCAAGGCCCTGGATCGGGTGGCCATCCTGCGCTCGCTGCGCCTGGGCGAGGTGGACGTGCTCGTCGGCATCAATCTGCTGCGGGAGGGCCTGGACCTGCCCGAGGTCTCGCTCGTCGCCGTGCTCGACGCCGACCGCGAGGGCTTCCTGCGCAGCCACACGAGCCTGATCCAGACGGCCGGGCGAGCGGCGCGCCACCTGTCGGGGCGGGTCATCCTCTACGCCGACGAGGAAACGGATTCGATCCGGCGCGCCGTGGAGGAGACGCAGCGCCGCCGCCGCCGGCAGGAGGACTACAACCGGGCCCACGGCATCACGCCGACGAGCATCACCAAGAGCCTGGCCGAGATCGACGCCGCCACGCAAGTGGCCAACGCCCGGCGCCACGCCGCGGCCGAGACGGCGGCCGAGCGCGTGGCCGGCTACACCCAGCTCGACCTCGGCGAACGCATCGCGCTCATCGAGGAGGAGATGCAGAAGGAGGCCGCCGCGCTCAACTTCGAGGCGGCCGCCTCCCTGCGGGACCTGGCGGCCGAGCTGCGCCTCGCGCTGGTCGCCGGACGGGAGGAGGTGCTCTGA